Proteins encoded together in one Pseudomonadota bacterium window:
- a CDS encoding acetyl-CoA carboxylase carboxyltransferase subunit alpha, protein MRYYLDFEKRLESLERRIDEIKRFYDINDPHYSKEILYISKKIYKFEKEIYGDLTNWQRSQISRHLNRPHTLDYINSLFTDFTELYGDKKYKDDPAIVVGFARYEEISLAVVGHQKGKDVREMGLRNFGMAHPEGYRKAMRIMDLANRWGKPIITFIDTPGAFPGIGAEERGQAEAIASSIYFMFSMDVPIITIIIGEGGSGGALAIGVGDRILMLENATYSVISPEGCAAILWRDGSKGPLAAEALKPTSYDLLKLNVIDEIIKEPFGGAHRNWEQTLFNTKNSLIKHLKELIKVHPEELKQERYEKFRKMGIFKETT, encoded by the coding sequence ATGAGATACTATCTTGATTTTGAAAAAAGACTTGAATCTTTAGAGAGAAGAATAGATGAGATAAAAAGGTTTTATGATATAAATGATCCTCATTATTCTAAAGAGATATTGTATATCTCTAAAAAAATTTATAAATTTGAAAAAGAAATATACGGGGATCTTACAAATTGGCAAAGGTCTCAAATCTCCAGACATTTAAATAGACCACACACACTGGACTATATAAACAGCCTATTTACTGACTTTACAGAACTTTACGGGGATAAAAAATATAAAGACGACCCGGCAATTGTTGTGGGATTTGCAAGATACGAGGAAATAAGCTTAGCGGTTGTTGGACACCAAAAAGGGAAAGATGTGAGGGAGATGGGTCTCAGAAACTTTGGTATGGCACACCCTGAAGGTTACAGAAAGGCAATGAGGATCATGGATTTAGCAAACAGGTGGGGGAAACCTATCATAACCTTTATAGATACTCCCGGGGCATTCCCTGGTATAGGAGCTGAAGAAAGAGGTCAAGCTGAGGCAATTGCTTCAAGCATATATTTTATGTTTTCTATGGATGTTCCAATAATCACCATAATTATAGGCGAAGGAGGCAGTGGAGGTGCATTAGCAATAGGAGTAGGTGACAGAATTTTGATGTTAGAAAATGCTACCTACTCTGTAATTTCACCAGAAGGTTGTGCAGCAATACTCTGGAGAGACGGTTCAAAAGGACCATTGGCCGCGGAAGCACTCAAACCAACATCATATGACCTTTTAAAACTCAATGTTATAGATGAAATTATTAAAGAACCATTTGGTGGAGCACATAGAAACTGGGAGCAGACCCTCTTTAATACAAAAAATTCACTAATAAAG